In Nocardioides marinus, one DNA window encodes the following:
- the menD gene encoding thiamine pyrophosphate-binding protein: protein MTPSTATARAVVTALLEAGVREVVVAPGSRNAPLSFALFDAAAAGRLRLHTRIDERSAGFLALGLTKVGARAAVVCTSGTAVANLHPALLEAAHAGVAMVAVTADRPARLRGTGANQTTDQVGVFGPLVPTLDLGPGEPVPVFPGSVPTHLNVRLDDPLVPEDPWADLPDAVDPPREQHPWRGRHLDPIDPGPRTVVVAGDDAGPPARVLAERAGWPLLAEPSAGCRTGRTPLRTYRLLLASSLAERVERVVVMGHPTLSRPVQALLARPDVEVLSAPSPGVWNQRPFAVDHEIGWGEPHPDQAACDPAWLEEWQAADRAVGAQLDRLLAAEPDLTPHEVAGAVAAAVPPGGLLFVGPSNPVRDLDLMIRGWAVGDRRKVLANRGLAGIDGVVSTAVGAALGRPHSSRAIALVGDVTFLHDANGLVLGPQEPEPDLTIVVVNDDGGSIFATLEQGDPAHADRFDRVFGTPHHVDLASLCAATRTPHWRVESLPELEQALASPNGGLEVVEVRVRRDNRRDLDARIRGLRP, encoded by the coding sequence GTGACCCCGTCCACCGCCACCGCCCGGGCGGTCGTCACCGCGCTGCTCGAGGCCGGCGTGCGTGAGGTCGTCGTCGCACCCGGCTCGCGCAACGCCCCGCTCTCCTTCGCGCTCTTCGACGCCGCGGCCGCGGGCCGGCTGCGGCTGCACACGCGCATCGACGAGCGCTCGGCCGGCTTCCTGGCGTTGGGGCTGACCAAGGTCGGTGCGCGTGCCGCCGTGGTGTGCACCTCCGGGACCGCGGTCGCCAACCTTCACCCGGCGCTGCTGGAGGCCGCCCACGCGGGCGTCGCGATGGTCGCGGTGACCGCTGACCGGCCCGCCCGGCTGCGTGGCACGGGCGCCAACCAGACCACCGACCAGGTCGGTGTCTTCGGCCCCCTCGTGCCGACCCTCGACCTCGGGCCGGGCGAGCCGGTGCCGGTGTTCCCCGGCTCCGTGCCCACCCACCTCAACGTCCGCCTCGACGACCCGCTGGTGCCCGAGGACCCGTGGGCCGACCTGCCCGACGCGGTCGACCCGCCCCGCGAGCAGCACCCGTGGCGGGGGCGCCACCTCGACCCGATCGACCCCGGCCCGCGCACGGTCGTGGTGGCCGGCGACGACGCCGGTCCGCCCGCGCGAGTGCTCGCCGAGCGAGCGGGCTGGCCGCTGCTGGCCGAGCCCAGCGCCGGGTGCCGCACCGGCCGCACCCCGCTGCGCACCTACCGCCTGCTGCTGGCCTCGTCGCTGGCCGAGCGCGTGGAGCGGGTGGTCGTGATGGGCCACCCCACGCTGTCCCGGCCGGTGCAGGCGCTGCTGGCCCGCCCCGACGTCGAGGTGCTCTCCGCGCCCTCGCCCGGGGTGTGGAACCAGCGCCCCTTCGCCGTCGACCACGAGATCGGCTGGGGTGAGCCGCACCCCGACCAGGCCGCCTGCGACCCGGCCTGGCTCGAGGAGTGGCAGGCCGCCGACCGTGCGGTGGGCGCCCAGCTGGACCGGCTGCTCGCGGCCGAGCCGGACCTGACGCCGCACGAGGTCGCGGGGGCGGTCGCTGCCGCCGTACCGCCCGGGGGGCTGCTGTTCGTCGGCCCCTCCAACCCGGTGCGCGACCTGGACCTGATGATCCGCGGCTGGGCCGTCGGCGACCGGCGCAAGGTCCTGGCCAACCGGGGCCTGGCCGGCATCGACGGCGTGGTGTCGACGGCCGTCGGTGCGGCGCTGGGGCGGCCACACTCCTCCCGGGCGATCGCGCTGGTGGGCGACGTGACCTTCCTGCACGACGCCAACGGCCTGGTGCTCGGGCCGCAGGAGCCGGAGCCGGACCTGACGATCGTGGTCGTCAACGACGACGGCGGCTCGATCTTCGCCACCCTCGAGCAGGGCGACCCCGCCCACGCCGACCGCTTCGACCGGGTCTTCGGCACGCCGCACCACGTCGACCTGGCGTCCCTCTGTGCCGCCACCCGCACCCCGCACTGGCGCGTGGAGTCCCTGCCCGAGCTCGAGCAGGCGCTCGCCTCGCCCAACGGGGGCCTCGAGGTCGTCGAGGTGCGCGTACGCCGCGACAACCGCCGTGACCTCGACGCGCGGATCCGCGGCCTGCGCCCCTGA
- a CDS encoding NAD(P)H-binding protein translates to MEHQRTIAITGVTGALGGEVVRLLAGADLRLDLRLLARDPARAPAVDTDVRRCDYGDAASGVEALRGVHTLLMVSASESADRRAQHRTFVEAAAEAGVRRIVYTSFAGAAEDATFTLGRDHHDTEQAIRATSMEHTFLRDNFYLDVLPLFADDEGVVRGPAGAGRVAAVARADVAAAAAAVLRDPGAHAGATYELTGPEALTMSEVAERAGRVLGRSLRFEDETREEAWASRRAAYPDAPDWQLEAWVSTYTAIADGSCAGVTGAVEQLTGRPARTLEETLEETRRA, encoded by the coding sequence ATGGAGCACCAGCGCACCATCGCGATCACCGGCGTCACCGGAGCCCTGGGTGGGGAGGTGGTCCGGCTGCTCGCCGGCGCGGACCTGCGCCTCGACCTGCGACTGCTCGCCCGCGACCCGGCCAGGGCACCCGCGGTCGACACCGACGTACGCCGGTGCGACTACGGCGATGCGGCGTCCGGGGTCGAGGCGCTGCGCGGCGTCCACACCCTGCTCATGGTCTCCGCGTCGGAGTCGGCCGACCGCCGGGCCCAGCACCGGACCTTCGTCGAGGCGGCCGCGGAGGCCGGTGTGCGGCGGATCGTCTACACGTCGTTCGCGGGGGCGGCCGAGGACGCGACCTTCACCCTGGGTCGCGACCACCACGACACCGAGCAGGCGATCCGTGCGACCTCGATGGAGCACACCTTCCTGCGCGACAACTTCTACCTCGACGTGCTGCCGCTCTTCGCCGACGACGAAGGGGTCGTCCGCGGGCCGGCGGGCGCCGGGCGGGTCGCCGCCGTGGCGCGCGCCGACGTCGCCGCCGCAGCCGCGGCCGTGCTGCGCGACCCGGGCGCACACGCCGGCGCGACCTACGAGCTGACCGGCCCCGAGGCGCTGACCATGTCCGAGGTCGCCGAGCGCGCCGGGCGGGTCCTCGGGCGGTCGCTTCGCTTCGAGGACGAGACCCGGGAGGAGGCGTGGGCGTCGCGCCGTGCGGCGTACCCCGACGCTCCCGACTGGCAGCTCGAGGCGTGGGTCAGCACCTACACCGCCATCGCCGACGGCTCCTGCGCCGGGGTCACCGGTGCGGTCGAGCAGCTCACCGGCCGGCCCGCCAGGACGTTGGAGGAGACCCTGGAGGAGACCCGGCGCGCCTGA
- a CDS encoding LysE family transporter, translated as MLEVVVSGLVTGLAIAVPIGAVGAFLVTLTARTSWRVGSAAALGVATVDGVYAAAAVLGGAALAGLLAPVADALRVVSGLVLLGIAALTALHAWSRRSSPARSGRVVGPRAAYLLFVGITAVNPTTVVYFAAVVLGNRDLVDGPVEGLVFVAAAFAASALWQLGLALAGAGLGRTITGPRGRLVTGLVSAVVVAGLAVRTILG; from the coding sequence GTGCTCGAGGTGGTCGTCTCCGGTCTCGTGACCGGCCTGGCCATCGCGGTGCCGATCGGTGCGGTCGGCGCGTTCCTGGTCACCCTCACCGCGCGCACGTCGTGGCGGGTCGGCTCGGCAGCCGCGCTGGGGGTGGCCACCGTCGACGGGGTGTACGCCGCAGCCGCGGTCCTCGGCGGGGCGGCCCTGGCGGGGCTGCTCGCCCCGGTCGCGGACGCACTCCGCGTGGTCTCGGGCCTGGTGCTGCTCGGCATCGCCGCGCTCACCGCCCTCCATGCGTGGTCGCGGCGGTCGTCACCGGCCCGGTCGGGGCGGGTGGTGGGGCCGCGGGCGGCGTACCTGCTGTTCGTGGGGATCACGGCCGTCAACCCCACGACGGTCGTCTACTTCGCGGCCGTCGTGCTCGGCAACCGGGACCTGGTCGACGGGCCGGTCGAGGGGCTGGTGTTCGTGGCGGCGGCGTTCGCGGCGTCTGCGCTGTGGCAGCTCGGGCTGGCGCTCGCGGGCGCCGGCCTGGGACGGACCATCACCGGACCGCGGGGTCGCCTCGTCACCGGCCTGGTCTCCGCGGTGGTCGTCGCGGGCCTGGCGGTCCGCACGATCCTGGGCTGA
- a CDS encoding MBL fold metallo-hydrolase, with amino-acid sequence MRVTKFGHSCVRIEHEGTTVVLDPGAFTEPEAVDGADLVLVTHLHPDHWTPEHLRRADAPVRTIAQVADAVGEQAPDLVERLTVVAPGERFAAGGIDVEVVNDKHAVIHPDYPRPDNSGFLLDVGGTSVFHPGDSLDGPGRPVDLLLAPVSAPWMKISEAIDFALAVGAPRNLAIHDKVYSDLALGMADTHLSTFLSPREQEYLRLPDGADLP; translated from the coding sequence ATGCGCGTGACGAAGTTCGGCCACTCCTGCGTCCGCATCGAGCACGAGGGCACCACGGTGGTCCTGGACCCGGGTGCGTTCACCGAGCCGGAGGCGGTCGACGGCGCCGACCTGGTCCTCGTCACGCACCTGCACCCCGACCACTGGACGCCCGAGCACCTGCGCCGTGCCGACGCCCCGGTGCGCACCATCGCGCAGGTCGCCGACGCCGTGGGTGAGCAGGCACCCGACCTGGTGGAGCGGCTCACCGTGGTGGCGCCGGGGGAGCGCTTCGCCGCGGGCGGCATCGACGTCGAGGTCGTGAACGACAAGCACGCGGTCATCCACCCCGACTACCCGCGCCCCGACAACTCCGGCTTCCTGCTCGACGTCGGCGGCACGTCGGTGTTCCACCCCGGTGACAGCCTCGACGGCCCGGGCCGCCCGGTCGACCTGCTGCTGGCGCCGGTCTCCGCACCGTGGATGAAGATCAGCGAGGCGATCGACTTCGCCCTGGCCGTCGGCGCGCCCCGCAACCTCGCCATCCACGACAAGGTCTACTCCGACCTCGCCCTCGGCATGGCCGACACGCACCTTTCCACGTTCCTGTCCCCGCGCGAGCAGGAGTACCTCCGCCTCCCCGACGGCGCCGACCTGCCCTGA